Proteins from one Esox lucius isolate fEsoLuc1 chromosome 19, fEsoLuc1.pri, whole genome shotgun sequence genomic window:
- the slc2a13b gene encoding solute carrier family 2 member 13b isoform X2: protein MSRNRNDNEYNLRSMRNPMGDRRKSDDGERSLIPTPSESSVNCPSVTATSAAGQPEVATDQDVTPVFVYTLAFFSALGGFLFGYDTGVVSGAMLLLKKEMQLTSLWQELLVSSTVGAAAISSLAGGVLNGVFGRRICVLIASFIFTAGGVVLGVAPNKNVLLLGRITVGLGIGIASMTVPVYIAEVSPSHLRGQLVTIYTLFITGGQFIASVMDGAFTYLQHDGWRYMLGLGAVPAALQFLGFLFLPESPRWLLQKGRTQEARRALSRIRGGRNIEEEYESIRSNIEDEQEASGGGTVLWRILSHPPTRRALTVGCGLQMFQQLSGINTVMYYSATILQMSGVGDDKTAIWLASATAATNFLFTLVGVWLVERVGRRNLTMGSLMGTGLSLIVLAVGFLLSAQHSPPVTLHPSGPSLNSTSCTLYGSCEPCMLDPGCGFCYRENGTTIYESSCLPVNQSSTEASAWGRCSDASDVSLWAYNYCPTPYSWIVLLGLILYLAFFAPGMGPMPWTVNSEIYPLWARSTGNACSAGVNWICNVLVSLTFLHVAEYLTYYGAFFLYSGLALLGLLFVFGCLPETQGRRLEEIEDLFSGRLCFCGANDKETSRNIPYIRSFTDFSKVHYGTTEAAGGIAYITLD from the exons atgtcTCGCAACAGAAATGACAATGAATACAACCTGCGTAGTATGAGAAACCCAATGGGCGACAGGAGAAAGAGCGACGATGGAGAGCGGAGTCTCATTCCGACGCCCTCCGAGTCGAGCGTCAACTGTCCCAGTGTCACTGCCACCTCTGCAGCGGGACAACCGGAGGTTGCCACGGACCAGGATGTTACACCGGTGTTTGTGTACACTCTTGCGTTTTTCTCCGCCCTGGGAGGCTTTCTTTTTGGATATGACACCGGGGTAGTCTCCGGGGCTATGCTTCTCctgaaaaaagaaatgcaattaACCTCTTTATGGCAGGAGTTATTGGTCTCTAGTACTGTGGGCGCGGCAGCGATCTCTTCTCTTGCCGGCGGGGTTCTGAACGGGGTCTTTGGGCGCAGGATTTGCGTCTTGATAGCCAGCTTCATATTCACTGCCGGAGGAGTTGTGTTAGGGGTAGCGCCAAACAAGAACGTTCTTCTTCTTGGAAGAATTACAGTTGGTTTGGGAATAG GCATTGCCTCCATGACTGTTCCTGTCTACATTGCGGAGGTCTCCCCATCCCACCTGAGGGGACAGCTGGTGACCATTTATACCTTGTTCATTACGGGCGGCCAGTTTATTGCCAGTGTTATGGATGGGGCCTTTACTTACCTGCAACACGATGGCTGGAG GTACATGTTAGGCCTGGGTGCCGTCCCTGCAGCTCTCCAATTCCTCGGGTTCCTGTTCCTCCCTGAGAGCCCCCGCTGGCTGCTGCAGAAGGGCCGTACCCAGGAGGCTCGGCGGGCCCTCAGCAGGATCCGTGGGGGCCGGAACATTGAAGAGGAGTACGAAAGCATCAGGAGCAACATTGAGGATGAGCAGGAGGCGTCAGGAG GAGGAACTGTGCTGTGGCGTATCTTGTCTCACCCCCCTACGCGCAGAGCTTTGACTGTAGGCTGCGGCCTGCAGATGTTCCAGCAGCTCTCGGGGATCAACACTGTCAT GTACTACAGCGCCACCATCCTGCAGATGTCGGGGGTTGGGGATGATAAGACAGCCATCTGGTTGGCTTCCGCTACAGCTGCCACCAACTTCCTGTTCACACTGGTGGGGGTGTGGCTTGTGGAGAGAGTCGGACGCAGGAACCTGACCATGGGCAGtttaatgg GTACTGGTTTGAGCTTGATCGTCTTGGCTGTAGGGTTTCTCCTATCAGCCCAGCACTCTCCTCCTGTCACTCTCCACCCCTCTGGCCCCTCCCTTAACTCCACCTCCTGCACACTGTATGG GTCCTGTGAGCCCTGCATGTTGGATCCTGGCTGTGGCTTCTGTTACCGTGAGAACGGAACTACCATATATGAGTCCTCCTGTCTACCTGTCAATCAGTCGTCTACTGAGgcctccgcctggggcag GTGTTCAGATGCCAGTGATGTGTCTCTCTGGGCCTATAATTACTGTCCCACCCCCTATTCCTGGATAGTGCTGCTGGGCCTCATCCTCTACTTGGCCTTTTTTGCTCCAG GAATGGGCCCCATGCCATGGACGGTGAACAGTGAGATCTATCCCCTGTGGGCCAGGAGCACAGGGAACGCCTGCTCAGCTGGAGTTAACTGGATTTGCAATGTCCTGGTGTCACTCACCTTCCTCCACGTTGCGGAGTATCTAACGTACTATG GTGCGTTCTTCCTCTACTCCGGCCTTGCTCTTCTGGGGTTGCTGTTTGTCTTTGGCTGTTTGCCAGAGACACAGGGTCGCAGGCTAGAGGAGATTGAGGACCTGTTCTCTGGAAGGCTCTGTTTCTGCGGCGCCAATGACAAAGAAACCTCCAGAAACATCCCCTACATCAGG TCCTTTACAGATTTCAGCAAAGTGCACTATGGAACTACGGAGGCAGCTGGGGGCATAGCATATATAACA TTGGATTGA
- the slc2a13b gene encoding solute carrier family 2 member 13b isoform X1: protein MHICTGDLIVRNDNEYNLRSMRNPMGDRRKSDDGERSLIPTPSESSVNCPSVTATSAAGQPEVATDQDVTPVFVYTLAFFSALGGFLFGYDTGVVSGAMLLLKKEMQLTSLWQELLVSSTVGAAAISSLAGGVLNGVFGRRICVLIASFIFTAGGVVLGVAPNKNVLLLGRITVGLGIGIASMTVPVYIAEVSPSHLRGQLVTIYTLFITGGQFIASVMDGAFTYLQHDGWRYMLGLGAVPAALQFLGFLFLPESPRWLLQKGRTQEARRALSRIRGGRNIEEEYESIRSNIEDEQEASGGGTVLWRILSHPPTRRALTVGCGLQMFQQLSGINTVMYYSATILQMSGVGDDKTAIWLASATAATNFLFTLVGVWLVERVGRRNLTMGSLMGTGLSLIVLAVGFLLSAQHSPPVTLHPSGPSLNSTSCTLYGSCEPCMLDPGCGFCYRENGTTIYESSCLPVNQSSTEASAWGRCSDASDVSLWAYNYCPTPYSWIVLLGLILYLAFFAPGMGPMPWTVNSEIYPLWARSTGNACSAGVNWICNVLVSLTFLHVAEYLTYYGAFFLYSGLALLGLLFVFGCLPETQGRRLEEIEDLFSGRLCFCGANDKETSRNIPYIRSFTDFSKVHYGTTEAAGGIAYITLD from the exons ATGCATAT CTGTACAGGCGACCTAATTGTTAG AAATGACAATGAATACAACCTGCGTAGTATGAGAAACCCAATGGGCGACAGGAGAAAGAGCGACGATGGAGAGCGGAGTCTCATTCCGACGCCCTCCGAGTCGAGCGTCAACTGTCCCAGTGTCACTGCCACCTCTGCAGCGGGACAACCGGAGGTTGCCACGGACCAGGATGTTACACCGGTGTTTGTGTACACTCTTGCGTTTTTCTCCGCCCTGGGAGGCTTTCTTTTTGGATATGACACCGGGGTAGTCTCCGGGGCTATGCTTCTCctgaaaaaagaaatgcaattaACCTCTTTATGGCAGGAGTTATTGGTCTCTAGTACTGTGGGCGCGGCAGCGATCTCTTCTCTTGCCGGCGGGGTTCTGAACGGGGTCTTTGGGCGCAGGATTTGCGTCTTGATAGCCAGCTTCATATTCACTGCCGGAGGAGTTGTGTTAGGGGTAGCGCCAAACAAGAACGTTCTTCTTCTTGGAAGAATTACAGTTGGTTTGGGAATAG GCATTGCCTCCATGACTGTTCCTGTCTACATTGCGGAGGTCTCCCCATCCCACCTGAGGGGACAGCTGGTGACCATTTATACCTTGTTCATTACGGGCGGCCAGTTTATTGCCAGTGTTATGGATGGGGCCTTTACTTACCTGCAACACGATGGCTGGAG GTACATGTTAGGCCTGGGTGCCGTCCCTGCAGCTCTCCAATTCCTCGGGTTCCTGTTCCTCCCTGAGAGCCCCCGCTGGCTGCTGCAGAAGGGCCGTACCCAGGAGGCTCGGCGGGCCCTCAGCAGGATCCGTGGGGGCCGGAACATTGAAGAGGAGTACGAAAGCATCAGGAGCAACATTGAGGATGAGCAGGAGGCGTCAGGAG GAGGAACTGTGCTGTGGCGTATCTTGTCTCACCCCCCTACGCGCAGAGCTTTGACTGTAGGCTGCGGCCTGCAGATGTTCCAGCAGCTCTCGGGGATCAACACTGTCAT GTACTACAGCGCCACCATCCTGCAGATGTCGGGGGTTGGGGATGATAAGACAGCCATCTGGTTGGCTTCCGCTACAGCTGCCACCAACTTCCTGTTCACACTGGTGGGGGTGTGGCTTGTGGAGAGAGTCGGACGCAGGAACCTGACCATGGGCAGtttaatgg GTACTGGTTTGAGCTTGATCGTCTTGGCTGTAGGGTTTCTCCTATCAGCCCAGCACTCTCCTCCTGTCACTCTCCACCCCTCTGGCCCCTCCCTTAACTCCACCTCCTGCACACTGTATGG GTCCTGTGAGCCCTGCATGTTGGATCCTGGCTGTGGCTTCTGTTACCGTGAGAACGGAACTACCATATATGAGTCCTCCTGTCTACCTGTCAATCAGTCGTCTACTGAGgcctccgcctggggcag GTGTTCAGATGCCAGTGATGTGTCTCTCTGGGCCTATAATTACTGTCCCACCCCCTATTCCTGGATAGTGCTGCTGGGCCTCATCCTCTACTTGGCCTTTTTTGCTCCAG GAATGGGCCCCATGCCATGGACGGTGAACAGTGAGATCTATCCCCTGTGGGCCAGGAGCACAGGGAACGCCTGCTCAGCTGGAGTTAACTGGATTTGCAATGTCCTGGTGTCACTCACCTTCCTCCACGTTGCGGAGTATCTAACGTACTATG GTGCGTTCTTCCTCTACTCCGGCCTTGCTCTTCTGGGGTTGCTGTTTGTCTTTGGCTGTTTGCCAGAGACACAGGGTCGCAGGCTAGAGGAGATTGAGGACCTGTTCTCTGGAAGGCTCTGTTTCTGCGGCGCCAATGACAAAGAAACCTCCAGAAACATCCCCTACATCAGG TCCTTTACAGATTTCAGCAAAGTGCACTATGGAACTACGGAGGCAGCTGGGGGCATAGCATATATAACA TTGGATTGA
- the slc2a13b gene encoding solute carrier family 2 member 13b isoform X3: MRNPMGDRRKSDDGERSLIPTPSESSVNCPSVTATSAAGQPEVATDQDVTPVFVYTLAFFSALGGFLFGYDTGVVSGAMLLLKKEMQLTSLWQELLVSSTVGAAAISSLAGGVLNGVFGRRICVLIASFIFTAGGVVLGVAPNKNVLLLGRITVGLGIGIASMTVPVYIAEVSPSHLRGQLVTIYTLFITGGQFIASVMDGAFTYLQHDGWRYMLGLGAVPAALQFLGFLFLPESPRWLLQKGRTQEARRALSRIRGGRNIEEEYESIRSNIEDEQEASGGGTVLWRILSHPPTRRALTVGCGLQMFQQLSGINTVMYYSATILQMSGVGDDKTAIWLASATAATNFLFTLVGVWLVERVGRRNLTMGSLMGTGLSLIVLAVGFLLSAQHSPPVTLHPSGPSLNSTSCTLYGSCEPCMLDPGCGFCYRENGTTIYESSCLPVNQSSTEASAWGRCSDASDVSLWAYNYCPTPYSWIVLLGLILYLAFFAPGMGPMPWTVNSEIYPLWARSTGNACSAGVNWICNVLVSLTFLHVAEYLTYYGAFFLYSGLALLGLLFVFGCLPETQGRRLEEIEDLFSGRLCFCGANDKETSRNIPYIRSFTDFSKVHYGTTEAAGGIAYITLD, encoded by the exons ATGAGAAACCCAATGGGCGACAGGAGAAAGAGCGACGATGGAGAGCGGAGTCTCATTCCGACGCCCTCCGAGTCGAGCGTCAACTGTCCCAGTGTCACTGCCACCTCTGCAGCGGGACAACCGGAGGTTGCCACGGACCAGGATGTTACACCGGTGTTTGTGTACACTCTTGCGTTTTTCTCCGCCCTGGGAGGCTTTCTTTTTGGATATGACACCGGGGTAGTCTCCGGGGCTATGCTTCTCctgaaaaaagaaatgcaattaACCTCTTTATGGCAGGAGTTATTGGTCTCTAGTACTGTGGGCGCGGCAGCGATCTCTTCTCTTGCCGGCGGGGTTCTGAACGGGGTCTTTGGGCGCAGGATTTGCGTCTTGATAGCCAGCTTCATATTCACTGCCGGAGGAGTTGTGTTAGGGGTAGCGCCAAACAAGAACGTTCTTCTTCTTGGAAGAATTACAGTTGGTTTGGGAATAG GCATTGCCTCCATGACTGTTCCTGTCTACATTGCGGAGGTCTCCCCATCCCACCTGAGGGGACAGCTGGTGACCATTTATACCTTGTTCATTACGGGCGGCCAGTTTATTGCCAGTGTTATGGATGGGGCCTTTACTTACCTGCAACACGATGGCTGGAG GTACATGTTAGGCCTGGGTGCCGTCCCTGCAGCTCTCCAATTCCTCGGGTTCCTGTTCCTCCCTGAGAGCCCCCGCTGGCTGCTGCAGAAGGGCCGTACCCAGGAGGCTCGGCGGGCCCTCAGCAGGATCCGTGGGGGCCGGAACATTGAAGAGGAGTACGAAAGCATCAGGAGCAACATTGAGGATGAGCAGGAGGCGTCAGGAG GAGGAACTGTGCTGTGGCGTATCTTGTCTCACCCCCCTACGCGCAGAGCTTTGACTGTAGGCTGCGGCCTGCAGATGTTCCAGCAGCTCTCGGGGATCAACACTGTCAT GTACTACAGCGCCACCATCCTGCAGATGTCGGGGGTTGGGGATGATAAGACAGCCATCTGGTTGGCTTCCGCTACAGCTGCCACCAACTTCCTGTTCACACTGGTGGGGGTGTGGCTTGTGGAGAGAGTCGGACGCAGGAACCTGACCATGGGCAGtttaatgg GTACTGGTTTGAGCTTGATCGTCTTGGCTGTAGGGTTTCTCCTATCAGCCCAGCACTCTCCTCCTGTCACTCTCCACCCCTCTGGCCCCTCCCTTAACTCCACCTCCTGCACACTGTATGG GTCCTGTGAGCCCTGCATGTTGGATCCTGGCTGTGGCTTCTGTTACCGTGAGAACGGAACTACCATATATGAGTCCTCCTGTCTACCTGTCAATCAGTCGTCTACTGAGgcctccgcctggggcag GTGTTCAGATGCCAGTGATGTGTCTCTCTGGGCCTATAATTACTGTCCCACCCCCTATTCCTGGATAGTGCTGCTGGGCCTCATCCTCTACTTGGCCTTTTTTGCTCCAG GAATGGGCCCCATGCCATGGACGGTGAACAGTGAGATCTATCCCCTGTGGGCCAGGAGCACAGGGAACGCCTGCTCAGCTGGAGTTAACTGGATTTGCAATGTCCTGGTGTCACTCACCTTCCTCCACGTTGCGGAGTATCTAACGTACTATG GTGCGTTCTTCCTCTACTCCGGCCTTGCTCTTCTGGGGTTGCTGTTTGTCTTTGGCTGTTTGCCAGAGACACAGGGTCGCAGGCTAGAGGAGATTGAGGACCTGTTCTCTGGAAGGCTCTGTTTCTGCGGCGCCAATGACAAAGAAACCTCCAGAAACATCCCCTACATCAGG TCCTTTACAGATTTCAGCAAAGTGCACTATGGAACTACGGAGGCAGCTGGGGGCATAGCATATATAACA TTGGATTGA